A region from the Bacillus sp. Marseille-P3661 genome encodes:
- a CDS encoding sporulation histidine kinase inhibitor Sda, translating to MRTLSDELLIESYYKAIELKLSPEFIQLIKKEIERRGISHKIKKTS from the coding sequence ATGAGAACATTATCAGATGAACTATTAATAGAATCTTACTATAAGGCCATTGAACTAAAACTTAGTCCAGAATTTATTCAACTCATAAAAAAAGAAATTGAGCGACGCGGCATAAGTCATAAAATTAAAAAGACATCATAA
- a CDS encoding ArsB/NhaD family transporter, producing MPDINVEVSDVQVYLAVIVFTITYLIIISEMINRAVIVLVGAVVMVFLGVVSIDQALTHHIEWGTIILLISMMILVGITNKTGVFQYVALKSAKLVRGEPRSILIILSLITALGSALLDNVTTVLLIVPITLSITRLLGVSPIPFLISEILFSNIGGAATLIGDPPNIMIGSEMKNLTFNAFIFNLGPIVLIIGLVTMILIYTIYYDQMRVSDSYKQKLMRLNEKDYIKNYPLMRKSLFVLGLTILGFAAHSIVHMDPAVVALAGATLLLLIGVKEQDMEEVFYSVEWGTIFFFAGLFTIVGGLVEVGVISNIAQEMLDLTEGHVPTAAILILWVSGIASAVIDNIPFVATMIPLIQEMSNGMGFNPDAPEMEVIWWALSLGACLGGNGSLLGASANVIVAGMATKEGNGLSYMDFLKIGAPLTLIALAISHAYLYFRYLV from the coding sequence ATGCCGGATATAAATGTTGAAGTGTCCGATGTACAAGTATATCTAGCGGTTATTGTGTTTACAATTACATACTTGATTATCATATCTGAAATGATTAATAGAGCTGTAATTGTTCTTGTAGGTGCCGTCGTTATGGTTTTTTTAGGTGTCGTGAGCATTGACCAAGCATTAACACATCACATTGAATGGGGAACGATCATTTTACTAATTAGTATGATGATTCTTGTAGGTATTACAAATAAGACAGGTGTTTTTCAATATGTAGCTCTTAAATCAGCGAAGCTGGTAAGAGGAGAACCGAGAAGTATCTTAATTATTTTATCGCTTATAACCGCCCTTGGTTCAGCATTATTGGATAATGTTACAACTGTGTTATTAATTGTGCCGATTACCTTATCCATTACGCGATTATTAGGGGTTAGTCCAATACCTTTTCTTATTTCTGAGATATTATTTTCTAATATCGGTGGAGCAGCTACATTAATTGGTGACCCACCAAATATAATGATTGGTTCGGAAATGAAAAACTTAACATTTAATGCGTTTATTTTCAATCTGGGTCCAATTGTACTTATAATTGGATTAGTGACAATGATACTCATATATACAATCTACTATGATCAGATGCGGGTTAGTGATAGTTATAAACAAAAATTAATGCGGCTTAATGAAAAAGATTATATAAAAAATTACCCTTTAATGAGAAAATCATTATTCGTGCTAGGATTAACGATTCTTGGTTTTGCAGCCCACTCGATTGTTCATATGGACCCTGCCGTTGTAGCGTTAGCTGGAGCTACTTTATTGTTACTAATCGGAGTAAAAGAGCAAGATATGGAAGAAGTATTCTATTCTGTGGAGTGGGGAACTATCTTTTTCTTTGCGGGTTTATTTACAATAGTAGGTGGATTAGTTGAAGTTGGTGTCATTAGTAATATTGCACAGGAAATGCTTGATCTAACTGAAGGACACGTTCCGACTGCAGCGATCCTTATATTATGGGTATCTGGTATCGCCTCAGCGGTCATTGATAACATTCCTTTTGTGGCGACAATGATACCGCTAATACAGGAAATGTCGAATGGCATGGGTTTTAATCCTGACGCACCCGAAATGGAAGTGATTTGGTGGGCACTGTCACTTGGTGCATGTTTGGGTGGAAATGGTTCATTGTTAGGTGCTTCTGCAAATGTAATAGTAGCTGGAATGGCCACAAAAGAGGGAAATGGATTGAGCTACATGGATTTCTTGAAAATAGGAGCACCGCTAACATTAATCGCATTAGCAATATCACATGCATACCTCTACTTCAGATACTTAGTATAG
- the mnhG gene encoding monovalent cation/H(+) antiporter subunit G, with amino-acid sequence MTETIVEFLIGALVLLGAFFCLVAALGLMRMPDLFTRTHAASKASTLGVMLTLLGVLAFFWYEDGYINARLVLGIIFVFITTPVAGHIISRAAYNMNVPLWEKTVQDDLKNSYSKSKDV; translated from the coding sequence ATGACCGAAACAATAGTTGAGTTTTTAATAGGTGCCCTCGTTTTACTAGGAGCTTTCTTTTGTTTAGTTGCTGCTTTAGGACTAATGAGAATGCCGGATCTTTTTACCCGTACGCATGCTGCTTCAAAAGCGTCAACACTTGGAGTAATGTTAACGTTGTTAGGTGTTCTAGCATTTTTCTGGTATGAAGATGGTTATATCAATGCAAGACTGGTATTAGGGATTATATTTGTATTTATAACAACACCAGTAGCAGGACATATTATTAGTCGAGCTGCCTACAACATGAACGTACCATTATGGGAAAAAACTGTTCAGGATGATCTGAAAAACTCTTATTCTAAAAGTAAAGATGTATAA
- a CDS encoding Na(+)/H(+) antiporter subunit F1 produces MVLALQISLLIFSLAALTCVYRLIKGPSTPDRIMALDSIGIILICIVAIISVLLNTDAYLDVILLIGGIAFIGTVAFSKFLEKGVVIENDRNNS; encoded by the coding sequence ATGGTATTAGCTTTACAAATTAGTTTGTTAATATTTTCGCTTGCGGCTCTTACTTGCGTTTATCGTTTGATTAAAGGTCCATCTACACCTGATCGAATAATGGCATTAGATTCGATAGGGATTATTTTAATTTGTATCGTAGCCATTATCTCAGTATTATTAAATACAGATGCATATCTAGATGTTATTTTGTTAATTGGCGGTATCGCTTTTATAGGAACGGTTGCATTTTCAAAATTTTTAGAAAAGGGGGTTGTTATTGAAAATGACCGAAACAATAGTTGA